One stretch of Bombina bombina isolate aBomBom1 chromosome 7, aBomBom1.pri, whole genome shotgun sequence DNA includes these proteins:
- the ATF4 gene encoding cyclic AMP-dependent transcription factor ATF-4 has product MSLLNDEMLMGDFLSPFNQPFLAAEESLGLLDDCIEVPGCLPSHGFSSDKAKDGVFNLLPAAEPLGSFQGDAFSGMDWMVEKMDLKEFDFDSLLGIDLESTVSPDELMATLDDSCDLLEDPPFTMVLGDYMPHKISLPESPLEADQVAPVNPKLEESLLSSPDHSFILEVGSEVDVAEDEKKLTLVYTYESVKCEKEDSSDNDSGICMSPSSDLESSQQSPTFTLEYPSSVPSPPSSPVSERPKPYDLPSKDKEVLAKVKQVGGPIKTDKKKKKMEQNKTAATRYRQKKRAEQEAISGECRELEAKNDALNEKADSIAKEIQYLKDLIEEVRKAKSKRANSS; this is encoded by the exons ATGAGTCTGTTAAACGACGAAATGTTGATGGGGGACTTTCTGTCCCCCTTCAACCAGCCGTTTTTGGCGGCTGAGGAAAGTTTGGGTCTCTTAGATGACTGCATTGAGGTCCCCGGGTGCCTCCCATCGCATGGGTTCTCCAGCGACAAGGCTAAGGATGGCGTCTTCAACCTACTGCCTGCAGCTGAACCCTTGGGCAGTTTTCAAG GGGACGCCTTTTCTGGCATGGATTGGATGGTGGAAAAGATGGATCTGAAGGAGTTTGATTTTGATTCCCTGCTTGGGATAGATTTAGAATCCACCGTCTCACCAGACGAGCTCATGGCCACGTTGGATGACTCGTGTGATCTCCTAGAGGACCCTCCTTTCACAATGGTGCTCGGCGATTATATGCCACACAAAATCTCTCTCCCAGAATCTCCACTGGAAGCTGATCAAGTGGCCCCAGTAAACCCAAAATTAGAAGAGTCCCTCCTCTCTAGCCCTGATCATTCCTTTATCTTAGAAGTAGGCAGCGAGGTAGATGTTGCTGAAGATGAAAAGAAATTGACATTGGTGTACACTTACGAATCTGTGAAGTGTGAAAAGGAAGATTCCTCAGATAACGATAGTGGTATTTGTATGAGTCCTTCATCTGATTTAGAATCTTCCCAGCAAAGCCCAACATTTACATTAGAATACCCCAGTAGTGTTCCGTCCCCCCCTTCTTCCCCAGTCTCTGAGAGACCCAAACCATACGATCTTCCTTCTAAGGACAAAGAAGTGTTGGCGAAGGTAAAACAAGTTGGCGGGCCGATAAAAAcagacaaaaagaagaaaaaaatggagcAGAACAAAACGGCTGCCACTCGCTACAGGCAGAAGAAAAGAGCAGAGCAAGAGGCAATATCTGGAGAGTGTAGAGAACTAGAGGCGAAAAATGATGCCCTGAATGAAAAGGCAGATTCCATAGCAAAAGAGATCCAGTATTTGAAAGATTTGATCGAAGAAGTGCGGAAGGCCAAAAGCAAACGAGCAAACAGTTCTTGA